In Massilia forsythiae, one DNA window encodes the following:
- a CDS encoding Flp family type IVb pilin, protein MKFVGKMRQRGQGMMEYVIIVALIAVAAIGVYSMFGKTVRNQTAGLSKEMAGSDSSTQIQAAGTSATSAATRGNTTKGLGEYNKDNDQN, encoded by the coding sequence ATGAAATTTGTCGGTAAAATGAGGCAGCGTGGCCAAGGGATGATGGAGTACGTCATTATCGTCGCGTTGATTGCGGTTGCAGCGATCGGTGTCTACAGTATGTTTGGTAAAACGGTACGTAACCAAACCGCTGGCTTGTCGAAGGAAATGGCAGGTTCCGACTCCTCTACCCAGATCCAGGCTGCTGGTACTTCGGCAACCTCTGCTGCTACACGCGGAAATACCACGAAAGGGCTTGGCGAATATAATAAAGACAACGATCAGAATTAA
- a CDS encoding helix-turn-helix transcriptional regulator, protein MDSYSSLLLNIYQAARNLTPDEFNVAIMAMLRTKLDFDAARLLGADISNGEVVVQSSIMYNIPTNNALDWESIQRRDLVLPYALANLGIPVSFHCPTLFAERQHAIMRDYVQRYEHRNGLVMVLASPENPLVDGLSLYRADADAHFGAREQHLMVDLMPHVQEALKLNRQLAVATMPADERNVLLIAQLDGLIHYSTPEGRHLMLSEWPDWRPACLPVFLLEDLRRLGSTEYRGQRIVIRCQRRNALLFLHVTAHSPRTRLSPRELQVARLYGRGLAAKAVAKELSISQATARNTLQKIYQKLNVHDKAELAQLLVQHGI, encoded by the coding sequence ATGGATAGCTACAGCAGCTTATTGCTCAATATTTATCAGGCAGCTAGGAATCTGACCCCAGACGAGTTCAACGTAGCAATTATGGCAATGTTACGGACGAAGCTGGACTTCGACGCTGCGCGACTACTGGGTGCGGACATAAGCAATGGCGAAGTAGTAGTCCAAAGCAGCATCATGTACAACATCCCGACTAACAATGCTTTAGACTGGGAAAGCATCCAGCGACGGGACTTAGTATTGCCATATGCACTCGCCAATCTCGGTATACCCGTCTCGTTTCATTGCCCTACCCTGTTCGCTGAACGCCAGCATGCAATCATGCGTGACTACGTTCAACGGTACGAACATCGAAATGGCCTTGTAATGGTACTAGCCAGTCCAGAAAACCCGCTGGTAGATGGCCTATCGTTGTACCGTGCGGATGCCGATGCACATTTTGGCGCCCGCGAACAACATCTTATGGTCGACCTGATGCCACATGTGCAGGAAGCCTTGAAGCTGAATCGCCAACTAGCTGTAGCGACAATGCCTGCGGACGAACGCAATGTACTACTCATCGCACAGCTGGATGGTCTAATCCACTATTCAACACCTGAAGGCCGCCACTTGATGTTATCTGAATGGCCTGACTGGCGCCCGGCGTGCCTACCTGTTTTTTTACTTGAAGATCTGCGCAGGCTTGGTTCAACAGAATACCGTGGCCAGCGGATCGTTATTCGCTGCCAGCGCCGCAATGCTCTGCTGTTCCTGCACGTAACAGCTCATTCGCCGCGAACGCGTCTGTCACCACGCGAACTGCAAGTAGCGCGTCTGTATGGTAGGGGATTAGCAGCGAAAGCGGTGGCAAAGGAGTTAAGCATTTCTCAGGCAACAGCGCGCAACACACTACAAAAAATATATCAGAAATTGAACGTGCACGATAAGGCCGAACTGGCCCAACTCCTTGTTCAGCACGGCATATAA
- a CDS encoding TadE family protein, producing the protein MKSFSILRIRRPSCKRKANGQALVEFLVGGIFFLVPLFLAMVVIGKLADVRHTANMAGRYAAWERTVWYDNGSTRFAQLNAPNQKSDREIGNEIAVRMLNDRSQPTTVIKQSDRNASTFANGVDPMWRDNANVAYLDRYDQLGSAINNSRPTNDIAGRAVGLLETVSIPGVVSIVPPLPTDTLAIANVRLEEIGKRSTAYQRLWPRDSVWRDQWNGLNFTGKGAILSNTWAANGSVSTTAMVQEAVPMAKGLGNYAGNAAVLSMRAWNLNGPSADFGKVAPDVVPADRLR; encoded by the coding sequence TTGAAATCTTTCTCCATTCTTCGAATTCGTCGGCCGTCATGCAAGCGAAAAGCTAACGGCCAAGCGCTGGTGGAGTTTCTGGTAGGCGGCATATTCTTCCTGGTACCCTTGTTCCTCGCCATGGTCGTGATCGGCAAACTTGCCGACGTTCGCCATACGGCCAACATGGCCGGACGCTATGCGGCATGGGAGCGCACGGTGTGGTATGACAATGGTTCTACGCGTTTTGCTCAACTCAACGCACCCAATCAAAAAAGTGACCGTGAAATCGGTAACGAGATCGCTGTTCGTATGTTGAACGATCGTTCGCAACCGACCACCGTCATCAAGCAGAGCGATCGGAACGCTAGCACCTTTGCTAACGGCGTTGATCCAATGTGGCGAGACAACGCAAATGTTGCATATCTCGACCGTTATGATCAGCTTGGTAGCGCGATCAATAATTCCCGGCCAACTAACGATATTGCCGGACGGGCAGTTGGGTTGTTGGAGACAGTGTCGATCCCCGGCGTAGTCAGCATCGTTCCACCGCTTCCAACTGACACGCTCGCGATCGCTAATGTGCGCCTCGAGGAAATCGGCAAACGCAGCACCGCTTATCAGCGCCTATGGCCGCGTGATTCGGTATGGCGTGATCAATGGAATGGACTGAATTTTACTGGAAAGGGCGCCATCCTTTCGAACACATGGGCTGCAAACGGGTCGGTCAGTACTACCGCTATGGTCCAAGAGGCAGTACCGATGGCAAAAGGCCTTGGCAACTATGCGGGAAACGCTGCCGTGCTCAGCATGCGTGCATGGAACTTGAACGGCCCGAGTGCGGATTTCGGCAAAGTAGCGCCCGACGTCGTTCCCGCCGATCGCTTGCGGTGA
- a CDS encoding tyrosine-type recombinase/integrase, with amino-acid sequence MPKLAKPLSDIQVKRAKPGAKLVKLFDGHGLYLEIQPSGAKFWRFRYNQANGKETTITFGPYPEVSLADARDKRTEARRQLLDGKDPIQERELTKRANLKTSEYTFRKIATEWHELKLKGWSPAYAQNVLHRLELDIFPNLGRFPVDEVTHRDLIDVFRKIESRGAHEIAKRNKAVCAQIFSYAIQTGAATRNPIADMKDVLQVVSPSNFPAISSDELPRFLESLRNNEACMQPLTRIGLKLLMLVFVRTSELIETPWSEIQEGCPDWTIPWCRMKLGKRRLNPIKKDHFVPLSRQAVTLLAELRALTGGGSYLFPNIRDRNRPMSNNAFLKAIERMGYKGDMSGHGFRALAMSTIKEKLGYRHEVVDRQLAHVQKDKIARAYDRAEFIDERKVMMQDWADYIDSL; translated from the coding sequence ATGCCCAAGTTAGCCAAGCCGCTCAGCGACATCCAGGTCAAGCGCGCCAAGCCTGGTGCCAAGCTTGTAAAGCTTTTTGATGGCCATGGTTTGTATCTCGAGATCCAACCATCTGGCGCCAAGTTCTGGCGCTTCCGGTACAACCAGGCGAACGGCAAGGAGACGACCATTACGTTTGGGCCATACCCTGAAGTCAGTCTGGCCGATGCTAGAGACAAACGCACCGAGGCGCGGCGGCAGCTTCTCGACGGTAAGGACCCAATTCAGGAGCGCGAGCTGACAAAACGTGCGAACCTGAAGACTAGCGAATACACGTTCCGCAAGATCGCAACTGAATGGCACGAACTCAAGTTGAAAGGCTGGTCTCCGGCATATGCCCAGAACGTACTGCACAGGCTGGAACTGGATATCTTTCCGAACTTGGGCAGATTTCCCGTGGATGAGGTAACACATCGCGACCTCATCGATGTCTTTCGCAAGATCGAGTCCCGTGGTGCTCATGAGATAGCCAAACGAAACAAGGCCGTTTGTGCGCAGATCTTCAGCTACGCGATTCAGACAGGAGCAGCGACGAGGAACCCCATTGCGGACATGAAAGACGTCCTGCAAGTCGTATCGCCTAGTAATTTTCCTGCAATATCGAGTGATGAATTGCCAAGGTTTCTCGAATCATTGCGCAACAATGAGGCGTGCATGCAGCCCCTGACGCGCATTGGCTTGAAGCTGTTGATGTTGGTGTTTGTTCGCACCAGTGAGCTTATTGAGACGCCTTGGAGCGAGATACAAGAAGGGTGCCCTGATTGGACTATTCCATGGTGCAGGATGAAGCTCGGCAAGCGTAGACTTAACCCGATAAAGAAGGACCACTTTGTTCCGCTGTCACGACAGGCAGTTACCCTTTTGGCCGAGTTGAGAGCATTGACAGGGGGAGGCTCCTATCTTTTTCCTAACATTCGGGACCGCAATCGTCCAATGAGCAACAATGCGTTTTTGAAGGCGATCGAAAGGATGGGTTATAAAGGAGACATGTCAGGACATGGATTTAGGGCACTCGCCATGAGTACAATTAAAGAGAAGCTGGGCTATCGTCACGAGGTAGTTGATAGGCAACTCGCTCATGTTCAAAAGGATAAAATTGCTCGAGCCTATGATCGTGCTGAATTCATTGATGAGCGTAAAGTAATGATGCAGGATTGGGCGGACTACATAGACAGCTTGTAG
- a CDS encoding IS3 family transposase (programmed frameshift), with product MSEGKKRRVHSAEFKGKLGLEAVRGVKTINEIAQEHDVHPQLVTQWKKEILENAGALFDVKRGPKPVDESSPEDKLYSEIGKLKMQVDWLKKKLGGMSPAERARWIAREDAMPLTMQCELAGVPRSTVYRRLEAVTRQACMNEEDDRLRALIDEEYTGRPFYGSRRMAVFLRGRGHQVNRKRVQRLMREMGLAGMAPGPATSKPHPQHKVYPYLLRGVAVTRPNQVWSTDLTYIRLARGFAYLVAIIDWYSRRVLAWRISNSMDASFCVDCLEDALRHHGRPDVFNSDQGAQFTSDAFTGVLKREGVAISMDGRGRALDNIFVERLWRNVKYEDVYLKGYANMPELTVGLAQYFVFYNAERPHQALRYETPDHVYRAGVGGGALIVDRFGDAGLEQEKIGSTGQRRAAAEVETDTA from the exons ATGAGTGAAGGTAAAAAACGCAGGGTGCACAGTGCCGAGTTCAAGGGCAAGCTCGGGCTGGAAGCGGTGCGCGGGGTGAAGACGATCAACGAGATCGCGCAGGAGCACGACGTGCATCCGCAGTTGGTGACGCAGTGGAAGAAGGAGATTCTGGAGAACGCCGGCGCGCTGTTCGACGTCAAGCGCGGGCCGAAGCCGGTGGACGAAAGCAGTCCCGAGGACAAGCTGTACAGCGAGATCGGCAAGTTGAAGATGCAGGTGGATTGGCTCAAAAAAAAGCTTGGGG GAATGAGTCCTGCCGAGCGGGCACGGTGGATTGCGCGGGAAGACGCGATGCCGCTGACCATGCAGTGCGAACTGGCCGGCGTGCCGCGTTCGACGGTGTATCGGCGGCTGGAAGCGGTAACACGCCAGGCATGCATGAACGAGGAAGACGACCGATTGCGCGCCCTGATCGACGAGGAATACACCGGCCGGCCGTTCTACGGTAGCCGGCGCATGGCGGTGTTCCTGCGAGGTCGAGGGCACCAGGTCAATCGCAAGCGCGTGCAGCGCTTGATGCGGGAAATGGGTCTGGCGGGCATGGCGCCGGGGCCGGCGACGAGCAAGCCGCATCCGCAGCACAAGGTCTATCCATACCTGTTGCGCGGGGTAGCAGTCACGCGACCGAACCAGGTGTGGAGTACGGATCTGACCTATATCCGCCTGGCGCGTGGCTTTGCCTACCTGGTGGCGATCATCGACTGGTACTCGCGCCGGGTACTGGCCTGGCGCATCAGCAACAGCATGGACGCGTCGTTCTGCGTGGACTGCCTGGAAGATGCGCTGCGCCACCACGGCAGGCCGGATGTATTCAACAGCGACCAGGGCGCGCAGTTCACCAGCGACGCCTTTACCGGCGTGCTCAAGCGCGAAGGTGTGGCGATCAGCATGGACGGACGCGGGCGGGCGCTGGACAACATCTTCGTCGAGCGCTTGTGGCGCAACGTGAAGTACGAAGACGTGTACCTGAAGGGTTATGCCAACATGCCCGAACTAACAGTCGGCCTGGCGCAGTACTTTGTGTTCTACAACGCCGAGCGACCGCATCAGGCGTTGAGATATGAGACGCCGGATCATGTCTACCGCGCCGGTGTCGGAGGCGGTGCGCTGATCGTCGACAGGTTCGGCGACGCGGGCCTAGAGCAAGAAAAAATCGGCAGTACGGGGCAGCGCCGGGCAGCTGCTGAAGTGGAAACGGACACAGCTTAA
- the cpaB gene encoding Flp pilus assembly protein CpaB: MATSPPARLNKFKSPIVLLAIAALMAAAVAWFAYVYLQQREASMKAEIAAKGKRSATQMVTVAVPVVDAKEGTVLNRTNFVSRPVEADLVYPDSILADDFLTMEGMKLARPVLRGRPLRLTDLMAPEVRDVATILPAGQRALTIEIDNVNSIAQTLRPNHRIDLFLLSKVPKRPQGSNTSDGPESAEADIDQASLYMQDLVVLATGTDFQDVNQPDIRTANMVRPGEVQGKDKSFDTVTVLVSPREAARLLIGQKMGTYRIALRGSTDRAPVALAAVRGTELLPGARRDRNAGIEFIVGGKEKLISQLSVPPSMDMARALRQAGAQNAAAVPNAGSTQGMPSSDTSERNAAPTFQLTPVTRANSPVPALRR; this comes from the coding sequence ATGGCAACATCTCCCCCGGCAAGGTTAAACAAGTTCAAAAGCCCCATCGTCCTGCTTGCCATAGCGGCATTGATGGCTGCAGCTGTTGCTTGGTTTGCGTATGTTTATTTACAGCAGCGTGAAGCAAGTATGAAGGCGGAGATTGCAGCGAAGGGCAAGCGCAGTGCCACGCAGATGGTTACCGTTGCAGTTCCTGTAGTCGATGCAAAGGAAGGAACAGTCCTCAACCGCACTAACTTCGTTTCGAGGCCGGTAGAGGCGGACCTGGTCTACCCTGACAGCATCCTTGCCGATGATTTCCTGACGATGGAGGGTATGAAGCTCGCGCGTCCGGTGCTTAGGGGACGGCCTCTACGGCTGACGGACCTGATGGCGCCGGAGGTGCGAGACGTCGCGACCATCCTGCCGGCAGGACAGCGTGCATTGACCATCGAAATCGATAATGTGAATTCGATCGCGCAGACGTTGCGCCCGAATCACCGTATCGATCTTTTCCTGTTGTCGAAGGTACCCAAGCGTCCCCAAGGAAGCAATACGAGCGATGGTCCTGAATCGGCAGAGGCGGATATCGACCAGGCCAGCCTGTACATGCAGGACTTGGTAGTGCTGGCAACGGGAACAGATTTCCAGGACGTCAACCAGCCTGACATCCGTACTGCAAACATGGTAAGGCCAGGGGAAGTACAGGGAAAAGACAAAAGCTTTGACACAGTGACCGTGCTGGTCTCACCACGCGAGGCGGCGCGCCTCCTGATTGGTCAGAAGATGGGAACTTATCGTATTGCCCTGCGCGGTAGTACCGATCGTGCGCCTGTGGCCCTCGCAGCGGTGCGCGGCACGGAATTGCTTCCTGGCGCACGTCGTGACCGTAACGCTGGCATCGAATTCATCGTTGGTGGAAAGGAAAAATTAATTTCCCAGTTGAGCGTTCCACCGTCGATGGATATGGCAAGGGCCTTGCGGCAAGCAGGTGCGCAGAACGCGGCTGCCGTTCCAAATGCAGGAAGTACACAGGGTATGCCGAGTTCCGACACAAGCGAGCGAAATGCAGCACCCACTTTCCAACTGACTCCAGTTACCCGGGCCAATAGCCCAGTACCGGCGCTACGCAGGTAA
- a CDS encoding pilus assembly protein TadG-related protein has protein sequence MIFTLLFAAASALVCLVLYNSGQLANSKTQLQNAADAGAYSGALLLARDHNFSAYTNRAMVANQVSVAQLVSLKSYTEDAAATHKRMGNAAHTFTANVVPSFKPFWTIAKAEPVEALAAAYAAVAPTAVKLLDELIRLFEQAQELHHDTTALDVTLVANEVVKQNDDKAGISLMSFQTAYTADQLRNWKAYSARHSAVALTQVADRFANVVVNRESTDELIRDRGSVLVASWESIPTSVACPPPAIPVFTLYGFAHDGGTLLSANKKRWLALDATQGAGFVACETPVGIPFGYPLLQDGAGGSGGGLAGSRGGYGTRIGFNGNPRETRNYGGAMTGLMAIPARSRYSRGPGTSLDAATGGLQDYYRDIANPLAAGGAPANQSAALNGGALPFTIEVRHDAVDIRTSTRVMGSGARTIRSDPEMKGDTMRTLASGSAYFYRSNIDTGFTKAGWARSDRKTEMANLFNPYWQAQLVENPASAVIASMGAP, from the coding sequence ATGATCTTCACCCTGCTTTTTGCTGCTGCAAGTGCTTTGGTCTGTCTAGTGCTCTATAACAGCGGACAATTGGCAAATTCTAAAACGCAGCTACAGAATGCGGCAGATGCTGGCGCGTACAGTGGCGCGCTTCTCTTGGCGCGAGACCACAATTTCTCTGCCTATACCAATCGGGCTATGGTTGCGAACCAAGTATCGGTTGCCCAGCTCGTCAGTCTCAAGTCCTATACCGAAGACGCAGCAGCCACGCACAAGCGTATGGGAAATGCCGCTCATACGTTCACTGCAAACGTCGTACCATCCTTCAAGCCATTCTGGACGATCGCGAAAGCCGAGCCGGTCGAGGCATTGGCTGCCGCCTATGCTGCCGTGGCGCCGACTGCAGTTAAGCTGCTGGACGAATTGATCAGGCTTTTCGAGCAGGCTCAAGAGCTACATCACGATACGACGGCTCTCGATGTTACCTTGGTGGCGAACGAAGTCGTCAAACAAAATGATGACAAAGCTGGCATCAGCCTGATGAGCTTTCAGACCGCCTATACTGCTGATCAACTGCGCAACTGGAAGGCTTACTCCGCGAGGCATAGTGCTGTCGCACTGACCCAAGTCGCGGACCGTTTTGCCAATGTGGTGGTGAATCGTGAATCGACGGACGAATTGATACGGGATCGTGGTTCGGTATTGGTGGCGTCTTGGGAGTCGATTCCAACTTCGGTTGCATGCCCACCTCCCGCCATCCCTGTATTCACTCTATATGGTTTTGCGCATGATGGAGGAACACTCCTCAGCGCCAATAAAAAACGTTGGCTAGCATTGGATGCTACGCAGGGCGCAGGTTTTGTGGCCTGTGAGACGCCGGTAGGAATACCTTTTGGCTATCCACTGCTGCAAGACGGTGCTGGCGGCTCTGGCGGTGGGCTCGCCGGAAGCAGGGGCGGCTACGGCACACGGATCGGCTTCAATGGTAATCCTCGTGAGACACGCAATTATGGTGGTGCCATGACGGGTCTGATGGCAATTCCTGCGCGCTCGCGCTACTCACGTGGCCCAGGTACAAGCCTGGATGCGGCGACAGGAGGCTTGCAGGACTACTATCGTGATATCGCCAATCCATTAGCAGCTGGCGGAGCACCTGCGAACCAAAGCGCTGCGTTAAATGGGGGCGCCTTACCATTCACAATAGAGGTAAGGCATGACGCCGTAGACATCCGTACATCGACGCGCGTGATGGGAAGTGGAGCTCGCACCATTCGATCTGATCCGGAGATGAAAGGTGACACAATGCGGACCCTGGCATCAGGCAGTGCTTACTTCTATCGTTCCAATATAGATACTGGATTTACAAAGGCAGGGTGGGCAAGAAGTGACAGGAAAACCGAAATGGCCAACTTGTTCAATCCCTATTGGCAAGCACAGTTGGTAGAGAATCCAGCATCGGCGGTTATTGCATCGATGGGGGCGCCTTGA
- a CDS encoding Flp family type IVb pilin produces the protein MTDMMWHRVRRQRGQGMMEYVIIVALIAVAAIGIYSAFGKTVRVQTAGMAQEVSGKKASTEAATEAANAAAGRANDPKKTGMGQYNYANDQHN, from the coding sequence ATGACTGACATGATGTGGCATCGCGTTCGTCGTCAAAGGGGACAAGGGATGATGGAGTATGTGATCATCGTGGCCCTCATTGCCGTTGCTGCTATCGGGATCTATTCAGCTTTCGGAAAAACGGTACGTGTGCAAACTGCCGGCATGGCACAAGAAGTGTCAGGAAAAAAGGCTAGTACTGAAGCCGCTACAGAGGCAGCCAACGCTGCTGCAGGCCGTGCGAACGATCCCAAGAAAACCGGTATGGGCCAATACAATTACGCCAATGACCAGCACAATTAG
- a CDS encoding type II and III secretion system protein family protein, producing MKKRVFLLDTSLLSTLCLLMFPLQHVYAITPVSMESTDAASASPNPFEQASKPVNKIITVPAKGTGVLIDNSAKLAVPSMANAASPATASTAVPTACAPATLPARCVSPKPTAQVRRNPVRVHPLAARAAASEPVYAPVQPLSIVLGEIKLVPVKGKVTRVALGNGNIVSATAVDKNLLLIAEQVGDTSLMVWSGNTVDNYRVQVLSKDMALVRSKVEALIGDNKGIVITQVGPDLMLSGTAHREVLARIGGRLAELPNVVNNIQEDQGSAFTRSVLFRLTFVEVKRTLLEQLGINWANDAAGPTIGATGVAKNTGIYGNISPPRGEGNLLAANPEFITRNGATRGIFFGLATTLTSRLNLGITDGDARVLASPELTARSGGKARLQVGGEVPIPLTGAFGATTVEFKPYGMLFDIEPTIDASDTISAKLSTELSQIDTAVSVGGIPGFITRNTATEVSIKPGEVVALSGLVNSELSSAIDRVPALSRIPIFGRLFRSDDFRNNKTELVVLVQAEIIKAGDGLATQLRERGLEGQREFERKVQGSTKPPFDINPSSPAGRKE from the coding sequence ATGAAAAAAAGAGTATTTCTACTGGATACATCGCTTCTTTCCACATTGTGTTTGTTGATGTTTCCATTGCAGCATGTTTATGCAATAACTCCGGTTTCCATGGAATCCACGGACGCCGCTTCTGCATCGCCGAACCCCTTTGAACAAGCTTCTAAACCCGTTAACAAGATTATTACCGTACCGGCAAAGGGGACCGGAGTACTGATCGACAATTCCGCGAAACTAGCAGTACCATCGATGGCCAATGCGGCTTCGCCTGCGACGGCGTCAACTGCGGTTCCGACAGCTTGCGCCCCCGCTACCTTGCCAGCCAGATGCGTCTCTCCCAAGCCCACTGCCCAAGTACGACGCAACCCCGTACGTGTGCATCCCCTGGCGGCACGAGCCGCAGCGTCCGAGCCGGTCTATGCTCCGGTTCAGCCGCTATCGATCGTGCTTGGCGAGATCAAGTTGGTTCCTGTGAAAGGCAAGGTAACCCGCGTAGCGCTTGGTAATGGAAACATTGTCAGCGCCACTGCCGTCGATAAGAATCTGCTTCTGATCGCCGAGCAGGTCGGCGATACCAGCCTGATGGTCTGGAGCGGCAATACAGTCGATAATTACCGCGTGCAGGTCCTGAGCAAGGACATGGCGCTAGTACGCAGTAAGGTGGAAGCGCTCATCGGGGACAACAAGGGCATTGTGATCACTCAGGTAGGACCGGATCTCATGCTTTCCGGTACCGCTCATCGCGAAGTACTGGCGCGCATAGGTGGCCGCCTTGCGGAATTGCCAAATGTAGTCAACAACATCCAGGAAGACCAGGGCAGTGCTTTTACCCGCTCCGTATTGTTCAGGCTGACATTCGTGGAAGTCAAACGTACCCTGCTCGAGCAACTCGGGATCAACTGGGCAAATGACGCCGCCGGCCCGACTATAGGTGCTACCGGAGTCGCCAAGAATACGGGTATATACGGTAATATTTCCCCACCGAGGGGCGAAGGAAACCTGTTGGCGGCCAACCCCGAGTTCATCACCCGCAATGGCGCTACCAGGGGCATTTTCTTCGGCCTGGCCACCACGCTGACTTCACGGTTGAACCTTGGTATTACCGATGGCGACGCGCGCGTGCTCGCTTCGCCGGAATTGACCGCACGTAGCGGCGGCAAGGCAAGGCTGCAGGTCGGTGGGGAGGTACCAATTCCTTTGACCGGTGCATTCGGCGCGACGACTGTCGAGTTCAAGCCGTATGGGATGCTGTTCGATATCGAGCCTACCATCGATGCAAGCGATACTATTTCGGCAAAACTCTCTACTGAATTGTCCCAGATAGATACTGCGGTTTCCGTGGGCGGCATTCCAGGGTTTATCACGCGCAATACGGCAACCGAAGTCAGCATCAAGCCTGGCGAGGTCGTTGCCCTGTCCGGCTTGGTTAACAGTGAATTGTCGAGCGCTATCGACCGGGTTCCTGCCCTCAGCCGGATTCCGATCTTCGGGCGTTTGTTCCGCTCCGATGACTTCCGAAACAACAAGACAGAATTGGTCGTGCTGGTACAGGCGGAAATTATCAAGGCGGGTGATGGGTTGGCCACCCAATTGCGGGAGCGCGGCTTAGAAGGACAGCGCGAGTTCGAGCGCAAGGTGCAGGGCTCAACCAAGCCGCCATTCGACATCAATCCTTCCTCGCCTGCGGGAAGGAAGGAGTAG